From the Chiroxiphia lanceolata isolate bChiLan1 chromosome Z, bChiLan1.pri, whole genome shotgun sequence genome, one window contains:
- the NUDT12 gene encoding peroxisomal NADH pyrophosphatase NUDT12, protein MTDFEKNLSQDMISQLHNFAAVGDAARLKALLRRSPSLVNAAAGNGWTALMFGARNGHLEVVRVLLEQGCDRSIINKSRQTALDIAKFWGYKHIANLLANVKGDQKPSFLSNDVKEYENYFGMTLLDRRSDKRTDSKWLSKKQSHPTTVYILFSNLSPLVTLGGGIDSSQQPEVKLCRLYHKDVEQCLNKTEECTLIFLGVELLQNLATACNGRVLQEDEEDGLVAWFALSIDSASAEKFKQKHEDCYFLHPPMPALLQLPEKEAGVVAQARSVLAWHDRYQFCPTCGSATKTEEGGYKKTCLKEDCPSLQGVHNTSYPRVDPVVIMQVIHPDGNHCLLGRQKRFPPGMFTCLAGFVEPGETIEDAVRREVEEEAGVKVGHVQYVSCQPWPMPSSLMIGCLAVAVSTEIKVDKNEIEDARWFTREQVVEVLIKGNQRSFFVPPSRAIAHQLIKHWIGMSANL, encoded by the exons ATGACAGACTTTGAGAAGAACCTCAGCCAGGACATGATTTCTCAGCTGCACAACTTTGCTGCCGTGGGAGATGCAGCCAGACTGAAAGCACTGCTCAGGCGTTCCCCGTCACTTGTCAATGCAGCtgcagggaatggctggacAGCCCTGATGTTTGGTGCCAGGAATGGACACCTCGAGGTTGTGCGGGTTCTTCTTGAACAAGG gtGTGACAGATCCATCATTAATAAATCAAGGCAGACAGCTCTGGACATCGCAAAATTTTGGGGGTACAAACACATAGCTAATTTGTTGGCTAATGTCAAGGGCGATCAGAAGCCTAGTTTTTTGTCAAATGATgtgaaagaatatgaaaattattttggcatGACACTTCTGGACAGAAGGAGTGATAAAAGAACAGATTCCAAGTGGCTGAGTAAAAAACAAAGCCATCCAACTACAGTATACATCCTCTTCTCAAATCTAAGTCCCCTAGTTACTTTGGGTGGGGGAATAGATAGTTCCCAGCAGCCAGAAGTAAAGCTTTGCAGGCTGTACCACAAGGATGTGGAGCAGTGCCTGAACAAAACTGAAGAGTGTACCTTGATTTTTCTTGGAGTTGAACTTCTTCAGAACCTGGCAACTGCTTGCAATGGGAGGGTTCTGCAAGAAGATGAAGAGGATGGGTTAGTTGCTTGGTTTGCTCTTAGCATAGATTCTGCTTCTGCCGAGAAATTTAAACAGAAGCATGAGGACTGTTACTTTCTTCACCCACCaatgccagcactgctgcagctaCCTGAAAAAGAAGCTG GAGTAGTAGCCCAGGCTAGATCTGTTCTAGCATGGCATGACCGTTACCAATTCTGTCCAACATGTGGGAGTGCAACCAAGACTGAAGAAGGGGGTTACAAGAAAACTTGCTTAAAAGAAGATTGTCCCAGTCTCCAAGGAGTTCACAACACATCATATCCAAGAGTTG ATCCTGTTGTGATAATGCAAGTCATCCATCCGGATGGGAACCACTGCCTTTTAGGTAGGCAGAAGAGGTTTCCTCCAGGTATGTTCACCTGCCTTGCTGGATTTGTAGAACCTG GCGAAACAATAGAAGATGCCGTTCGAAGAGAAGTGGAAGAGGAGGCTGGAGTCAAAGTTGGCCATGTTCAGTACGTCTCTTGTCAGCCATGGCCAATGCCCTCATCCTTAATGATTGGCTGCTTGGCTGTGGCAGTGTCCACAGAAATTAAAGTTGACAAGAACGAAATAGAGGATGCCCGCTGGTTCACTAGAGAACAG GTCGTGGAAGTTCTCATCAAAGGAAACCAGCGTTCATTCTTTGTACCACCGAGTCGAGCTATTGCACACCAGTTGATAAAACACTGGATTGGAATGAGTGCTAATCTTTAG